In Alloyangia pacifica, the following proteins share a genomic window:
- the glyS gene encoding glycine--tRNA ligase subunit beta — translation MPDLLIELFSEEIPARMQTRAAEDLKKLVTDGLVEAGLTYAGAAAFSTPRRLTLTVQGLLAASPATREERRGPKVDAPEKAIEGFLRGAGVTRAQCEEREDKKGKVLFAIIEKPGRPAAEIIAEVLEKTVRNFPWPKSMRWGAGSLRWVRPLHSIICLLSDEQGAEVVPLEIDGITAGKTTRGHRFMGGEPFEVSSFDDYEAKLKRAKVVLSPAERADTIWHDATNRAFAAGLEVVEDRGLLAEVAGLVEWPVALMGEIGEDFLQLPPEVLQTSMKEHQKFFSVKNAATGRIERFVTVANIETADDGATILAGNQKVLSARLSDAKFFWENDLRVAKSEGLTAWTERLGNVTFHNKMGSQKARIERIAALAREIAPMVGADAALAEQAALVAKADLSSEMVYEFPELQGLMGRYYAEAAGLPTEVAAACQEHYSPLGPSDDVPTAPVSVAVALADKLDTLTGFWAIDEKPTGSKDPFALRRAALGVIRLVLNNGLRLHLDRLIDAQLLRHKINPEGKHEEALRDELLREIAHHGVFGAAVRAVIDQIEGDAPEWIAEVEQHSNDLSDDLLAFIHDRLKVHLRDEGIRHDVIDACLAMPNRDDLALLVTRATALSETLATEDGGNLVQGFKRANNILTQAEEKDGVEYSFGADPKFAESDEEKALFAALDTAEAEIAPAMAKEDFAAAMAAMAALRGPIDAFFEAVQVNSDNQVVRRNRLNLLSRIRQTCLQVADLTRVEG, via the coding sequence ATGCCCGACCTGCTGATCGAACTCTTTTCCGAAGAAATTCCGGCCCGGATGCAGACCCGCGCCGCCGAGGACCTGAAGAAGCTCGTCACCGACGGTCTGGTCGAGGCCGGCCTGACCTATGCGGGCGCCGCCGCCTTCTCGACGCCGCGCCGGCTGACGCTGACGGTGCAGGGGCTTCTGGCCGCCTCGCCTGCCACCCGCGAAGAGCGCCGCGGCCCCAAGGTCGACGCGCCCGAGAAGGCCATCGAGGGCTTCCTGCGCGGCGCCGGGGTCACCCGCGCGCAATGCGAGGAGCGCGAGGACAAGAAGGGCAAAGTGCTTTTCGCCATCATCGAGAAGCCCGGTCGCCCGGCCGCCGAGATCATCGCCGAAGTGCTGGAAAAGACGGTCCGCAATTTCCCCTGGCCGAAGTCGATGCGCTGGGGCGCGGGCTCGCTGCGCTGGGTGCGTCCGCTGCATTCGATCATCTGCCTGCTCAGCGACGAGCAGGGCGCCGAGGTGGTGCCGCTGGAGATTGACGGCATCACCGCGGGCAAGACCACCCGCGGCCACCGTTTCATGGGCGGCGAGCCCTTCGAAGTGTCGTCCTTCGACGATTACGAGGCCAAGCTGAAGCGCGCCAAGGTTGTGCTTAGCCCCGCCGAGCGCGCCGACACCATCTGGCATGACGCCACCAACCGCGCCTTTGCCGCGGGGCTTGAGGTGGTTGAGGACCGGGGTCTGCTGGCCGAGGTGGCAGGCCTTGTGGAATGGCCCGTCGCGCTGATGGGCGAAATCGGCGAGGACTTCCTGCAGCTGCCGCCCGAGGTGCTGCAAACCTCGATGAAGGAGCACCAGAAGTTCTTCTCGGTGAAGAATGCCGCGACCGGACGGATCGAGCGCTTCGTCACCGTGGCCAACATAGAGACCGCGGACGATGGCGCGACCATCCTCGCGGGCAACCAGAAGGTGCTTTCGGCCCGCCTGTCGGACGCCAAGTTCTTCTGGGAGAACGACCTGCGCGTTGCCAAGTCCGAGGGGCTGACCGCCTGGACCGAGCGGCTTGGCAACGTGACCTTCCACAACAAGATGGGCAGCCAGAAGGCCCGCATCGAGCGCATCGCCGCGCTGGCCCGCGAGATCGCACCGATGGTCGGCGCCGATGCCGCGCTCGCCGAGCAGGCCGCGCTGGTGGCCAAGGCGGATCTGTCGTCCGAGATGGTCTACGAGTTCCCCGAGCTTCAGGGCCTCATGGGCCGCTACTACGCCGAGGCCGCGGGGCTTCCGACCGAGGTGGCCGCCGCCTGCCAGGAGCATTACTCGCCCCTGGGCCCGTCCGACGACGTGCCGACGGCGCCGGTCTCGGTGGCGGTGGCGCTGGCCGACAAGCTCGACACGCTGACCGGCTTCTGGGCGATCGACGAGAAGCCCACCGGCTCGAAGGACCCCTTCGCCCTGCGCCGCGCCGCGCTTGGCGTGATCCGGCTGGTGCTGAACAACGGCCTGCGGCTGCATCTCGACCGGCTGATCGACGCGCAGCTGCTGCGCCACAAGATCAACCCCGAGGGCAAGCACGAGGAGGCGCTGCGCGACGAACTGCTGCGCGAGATCGCGCATCACGGGGTCTTCGGTGCGGCGGTGCGCGCGGTGATCGACCAGATCGAGGGTGACGCGCCGGAGTGGATCGCCGAGGTCGAGCAGCATTCGAACGATCTCAGCGACGACCTGCTGGCCTTCATCCATGACCGCCTGAAGGTGCACCTGCGCGACGAGGGCATCCGCCACGACGTGATCGACGCCTGCCTCGCGATGCCGAACCGCGACGATCTTGCGCTGCTGGTGACCCGCGCCACGGCGCTGAGCGAGACGCTGGCGACTGAAGACGGTGGCAACCTCGTTCAGGGCTTCAAGCGCGCCAACAACATCCTGACGCAGGCCGAAGAGAAGGACGGGGTCGAATACAGTTTCGGTGCCGACCCCAAGTTCGCCGAGAGCGACGAGGAGAAGGCGCTGTTCGCCGCGCTGGACACGGCCGAGGCCGAGATCGCCCCGGCGATGGCCAAGGAAGACTTCGCCGCCGCGATGGCCGCCATGGCCGCGCTGCGCGGACCGATCGACGCCTTCTTCGAGGCGGTGCAGGTGAACTCGGACAACCAGGTGGTGCGCCGCAACCGGCTCAACCTGCTGTCGCGGATCCGCCAGACCTGCCTGCAAGTGGCCGATTTGACCCGCGTCGAAGGCTAG
- a CDS encoding metal-dependent hydrolase, translating to MNIIWLGHGSFRIEIEDQVLLIDPWVKGNPAFPEDRIEDALKDVTQILITHGHFDHTDNVVEVSQRTEAPVSGIVELAGQLHGKGAIEGHAFNKGGTISFGKVSVSMVPASHSSSLPTDEGPRCAGMETGFIIKGEGKTIYFSGDTTIMADMAWIGQYYKPDIGILSAGGYYTMDMEMAAWASKTYFDFDTVIPCHYRTFPALEQSAAKLAEGLPGVQVIEPEVLTAITL from the coding sequence ATGAACATCATCTGGCTCGGACACGGCTCCTTCCGCATCGAGATCGAGGACCAGGTCCTGCTGATCGACCCCTGGGTCAAGGGCAACCCGGCCTTCCCCGAGGACCGCATCGAGGACGCCCTGAAGGACGTCACGCAGATTCTCATCACGCACGGCCATTTCGATCACACCGACAATGTGGTCGAGGTCTCTCAACGCACCGAGGCGCCGGTCTCGGGCATCGTCGAGCTTGCCGGGCAGCTGCACGGCAAGGGCGCGATCGAGGGCCACGCCTTCAACAAGGGCGGCACCATCTCCTTCGGCAAGGTCAGCGTCAGCATGGTGCCCGCCTCGCACAGCTCCTCCCTGCCGACCGACGAAGGCCCCAGGTGTGCGGGCATGGAAACGGGCTTCATCATCAAGGGCGAAGGCAAGACCATCTACTTCTCGGGCGACACCACGATCATGGCAGACATGGCCTGGATCGGACAGTATTATAAGCCCGACATCGGCATCCTCAGCGCCGGCGGCTATTATACGATGGACATGGAGATGGCAGCCTGGGCGTCGAAGACCTACTTCGACTTCGACACGGTCATCCCCTGCCACTACCGCACTTTCCCGGCGCTGGAGCAATCGGCAGCCAAGCTGGCCGAGGGCCTGCCGGGCGTGCAGGTGATCGAGCCCGAAGTGCTGACGGCAATCACGCTCTAA
- a CDS encoding GAF domain-containing protein produces the protein MTRSRPSADRHAARVVETATDPAAAARSRLAASWRRSLAHHGLDPARQDGVHRITEQALSERREQAERLLHIAAPKLDALYQMVGSSGCGVLLTDAEGVVLDLRAGSGDLGVFRAWGLCPGSDWSEASEGTNGIGTCIAEARRVVIHRDEHFHARNTAMSCMDAPIFGPQGELIGALDVSSARADQTEAFNRLIAAMVAQTARQIEADTFRAAFPEARIIVADAEESEASVLLAVDGDDLVQGATRAARRSFGLESSGPLVARPASDLFGRDDGTSGFDRAERAAMVRALARARGNVSEAARTLGVGRATFYRRMKKLGLS, from the coding sequence ATGACCCGATCCCGGCCTTCCGCCGACCGCCACGCCGCCCGCGTCGTCGAGACGGCGACCGACCCGGCCGCCGCGGCCCGCTCGCGTCTCGCTGCCTCCTGGCGGCGGTCGCTGGCGCATCACGGGCTCGACCCGGCACGGCAAGACGGGGTGCACCGGATCACGGAACAGGCGCTCTCCGAGCGGCGCGAACAGGCCGAGCGGCTTCTGCATATCGCCGCGCCGAAACTCGACGCGCTCTACCAGATGGTCGGCAGCTCGGGCTGCGGCGTGCTTTTGACCGATGCCGAGGGCGTGGTGCTCGACCTGCGCGCCGGCTCGGGCGATCTCGGGGTGTTTCGCGCCTGGGGGCTCTGCCCGGGCTCGGACTGGTCCGAGGCCTCGGAGGGCACAAACGGCATCGGCACCTGCATCGCCGAGGCCCGGCGGGTGGTGATCCACCGCGACGAGCATTTCCACGCCCGCAACACCGCGATGAGCTGCATGGACGCGCCGATCTTCGGCCCCCAGGGCGAGCTCATCGGCGCGCTCGATGTCTCCTCGGCCCGCGCCGACCAGACCGAGGCCTTCAACCGGCTGATCGCCGCCATGGTCGCCCAAACCGCCCGGCAGATCGAGGCCGACACCTTCCGCGCCGCCTTCCCCGAGGCGCGGATCATCGTCGCCGATGCCGAGGAGAGCGAGGCCTCGGTGCTGCTGGCGGTCGATGGCGACGACCTGGTGCAGGGCGCCACCCGCGCCGCGCGCCGCTCCTTCGGGTTGGAGAGCAGCGGGCCGCTGGTCGCCCGCCCGGCCAGCGACCTCTTCGGCCGCGACGATGGCACCTCGGGGTTCGATCGCGCCGAGCGCGCCGCCATGGTGCGGGCGCTGGCGCGGGCCAGGGGCAATGTCTCCGAGGCAGCGCGCACGCTTGGCGTCGGTCGGGCGACCTTCTACCGGCGGATGAAAAAGCTCGGGCTGTCGTAG
- the adh gene encoding aldehyde dehydrogenase, whose protein sequence is MNEMTQVAAGYQSPFRTRYDNFIGGRFTAPVKGQYFDNITPITGAKVCEVARSTAEDIELALDAAHAAREAWGKTSAAERSNILLKIADRIEENLEFIATAETWDNGKPIRETMAADIPLAVDHFRYFAGALRAQEGSMSEIDHDTVAYHFHEPLGVVGQIIPWNFSVLMAAWKLAPALAAGNCVVLKPAEQTPAAIMVLMECIADLLPDGVLNIVNGMGAEVGAPLARSPRIAKIAFTGSTETGRKIMQAATENLIPVTLELGGKSPNIFFSDVMAEDDAYLDKAVEGFVLFAFNQGEVCTCPSRALIQEDIYEEFIKRAIARVEAIQRGDPRDMSTMVGAQASQEQQDKILSYLTIGVEEGAEVLTGGKAAKIEGLENGFYIEPTILKGHNKMRVFQEEIFGPVVSVTTFKDEAEALAIANDTMYGLGAGVWTRDGTRAYRFGRNIEAGRVWVNNYHAYPAHAAFGGYKQSGVGRENHKMMLDHYQQTKNMLVSYNPNKLGFF, encoded by the coding sequence ATGAACGAGATGACCCAAGTTGCGGCCGGCTACCAATCGCCCTTCCGCACCCGCTACGACAACTTCATCGGCGGCAGGTTCACCGCCCCGGTGAAAGGCCAGTACTTCGACAACATCACGCCGATCACCGGCGCCAAGGTCTGCGAGGTGGCCCGCTCCACCGCCGAGGACATCGAGCTGGCGCTCGACGCCGCCCATGCCGCGCGCGAGGCCTGGGGCAAAACCTCGGCCGCCGAGCGCTCGAACATCCTGCTGAAGATCGCGGACCGCATCGAGGAAAACCTCGAGTTCATCGCCACCGCAGAGACTTGGGACAACGGCAAGCCGATCCGCGAGACCATGGCCGCCGACATCCCGCTGGCGGTCGACCACTTCCGCTACTTCGCCGGCGCGCTGCGGGCGCAGGAAGGCAGCATGTCCGAGATCGACCACGACACCGTGGCCTATCACTTCCACGAGCCGCTCGGCGTGGTCGGGCAAATTATCCCGTGGAACTTCTCGGTGCTGATGGCGGCCTGGAAGCTTGCCCCCGCCCTTGCCGCCGGCAATTGCGTCGTGCTGAAACCGGCCGAACAGACCCCCGCCGCGATCATGGTCCTTATGGAGTGCATCGCCGATCTGCTGCCGGACGGCGTGCTCAACATCGTCAACGGCATGGGCGCCGAGGTCGGCGCGCCGCTCGCCCGCAGCCCGCGCATCGCCAAGATCGCCTTCACCGGCTCCACCGAAACCGGGCGCAAGATCATGCAGGCGGCGACCGAGAACCTGATCCCGGTGACGCTCGAGCTGGGCGGCAAGTCCCCCAACATCTTCTTCTCGGACGTGATGGCCGAGGATGACGCCTATCTCGACAAGGCGGTCGAGGGCTTCGTGCTCTTTGCCTTCAACCAGGGCGAGGTCTGCACCTGCCCCAGCCGCGCGCTCATCCAAGAGGACATCTACGAGGAGTTCATCAAGCGCGCCATCGCCCGAGTCGAGGCGATCCAGCGCGGCGATCCGCGCGACATGTCCACCATGGTCGGCGCGCAGGCGAGCCAGGAGCAGCAGGACAAGATCCTGAGCTACCTGACCATCGGCGTCGAGGAAGGCGCCGAGGTGCTCACCGGCGGCAAGGCGGCAAAGATCGAGGGGTTGGAGAACGGCTTCTACATCGAGCCGACGATCCTCAAGGGGCACAACAAGATGCGCGTCTTCCAGGAGGAGATCTTCGGCCCGGTCGTGTCTGTCACCACCTTCAAGGACGAAGCCGAGGCGCTCGCCATCGCCAATGACACGATGTACGGGCTCGGCGCCGGCGTCTGGACCCGTGACGGCACCCGCGCCTACCGTTTCGGCCGCAACATCGAAGCCGGCCGGGTCTGGGTGAACAACTACCACGCCTACCCGGCCCATGCGGCCTTTGGCGGCTACAAGCAGTCGGGCGTCGGGCGGGAGAACCACAAGATGATGCTCGACCACTACCAGCAAACCAAGAACATGCTGGTCAGCTACAACCCCAACAAGCTGGGCTTCTTCTGA
- a CDS encoding glycoside hydrolase, translating to MSTAPTLLVGTTKGAFLLAKGEDGWSAEGPFCNGWPINHMAGDAKTGTIWAGGGNEWFGAGVWRRNGRANGSANGDGWELAKLAGGQMDDWVSNDPELAARLGMTASGPAPYTGQLQAIWSLKSADGTLYAGGKPAALYASKDGGETWEEIESLRNHPSADDWMPGAAGLTLHTIVADPADPKRMWLAISAAGVFATEDGGETWERRNRRSNAPATPSSHPAAGDGQETGHCVHNMGRAAGCGDVLYQQNHHGVYRSRDGGRSWDEITEGLPSTFGFPIGLHPSNPDTIWTLPLNGDTEGRYPPNAKAAVWRSRNGGENWEACRDGLPQQGCFFTVLRQAMAVDAAEPAGVFFGTNSGSVFGSFDEGDSWSELARHLPTVLCVEVMPRA from the coding sequence ATGAGCACTGCCCCCACGCTTCTTGTCGGCACTACCAAGGGCGCCTTCCTGCTCGCCAAGGGCGAGGACGGCTGGAGCGCCGAAGGCCCCTTCTGCAACGGCTGGCCGATCAACCACATGGCGGGCGATGCGAAGACCGGCACGATCTGGGCAGGGGGCGGCAACGAGTGGTTCGGTGCCGGGGTCTGGCGCAGGAACGGCCGCGCGAATGGCAGCGCGAATGGCGACGGCTGGGAGTTGGCGAAGCTCGCCGGCGGTCAGATGGACGACTGGGTATCCAATGACCCCGAGCTCGCCGCCCGGCTCGGGATGACAGCCTCCGGCCCCGCCCCCTACACCGGCCAGCTGCAGGCGATCTGGTCGCTCAAATCCGCGGATGGCACGCTCTACGCCGGCGGCAAGCCCGCGGCGCTCTACGCCAGCAAGGACGGCGGCGAGACATGGGAGGAGATAGAGAGCCTGCGCAATCACCCCTCCGCCGACGACTGGATGCCCGGGGCAGCGGGGCTCACCCTGCACACGATCGTCGCCGATCCGGCCGATCCCAAGCGCATGTGGCTGGCAATCTCTGCCGCCGGGGTCTTCGCCACCGAAGACGGTGGCGAGACATGGGAGCGCCGCAACCGCCGCTCCAACGCCCCCGCCACCCCCAGCTCCCACCCCGCCGCCGGCGACGGGCAGGAGACCGGCCATTGCGTGCACAACATGGGCCGCGCCGCGGGGTGCGGTGACGTGCTCTACCAGCAGAACCACCACGGCGTGTACCGCTCGCGCGACGGCGGTCGCAGCTGGGACGAGATCACCGAGGGGCTGCCCTCGACCTTCGGCTTTCCGATCGGGCTGCACCCCAGCAACCCCGACACCATCTGGACCCTGCCGCTCAACGGCGACACCGAGGGGCGCTACCCGCCGAACGCGAAGGCCGCGGTCTGGCGCTCGCGCAATGGGGGCGAAAACTGGGAGGCCTGCCGAGACGGGCTGCCGCAGCAGGGCTGTTTCTTCACCGTGCTGCGGCAGGCGATGGCGGTGGATGCCGCCGAGCCCGCCGGGGTGTTCTTCGGCACCAACTCGGGCTCGGTCTTCGGTTCCTTCGACGAGGGCGACAGCTGGAGCGAGTTGGCGCGCCACCTGCCGACGGTGCTCTGCGTCGAGGTCATGCCACGCGCCTGA
- a CDS encoding SIMPL domain-containing protein, whose product MTSIPRRAALMAATCLALAAPALAQAQEAPLPRITVTGEGEVAAAPDMATVSLGITAENAEAGAAMDEASRVAESLLARLDELGIAAADRQSSDISLRPVWSNGEDGTARGITGYEAGNMLTVRVRDLDRIGEVLGAVLDGGANQLSGLSFGLQEPKPVMQDARRAAVADAMDKARVLAEAAGVTLGPVISIAEAGGGFAPAPMMEMARGAKVPVAAGETVVSTQVTMVFELGGAPE is encoded by the coding sequence ATGACCAGTATTCCCCGCCGCGCCGCCCTCATGGCCGCCACCTGTCTCGCGCTGGCCGCCCCGGCGCTGGCGCAGGCTCAGGAGGCGCCACTGCCGCGCATCACCGTGACCGGAGAGGGCGAGGTGGCCGCGGCCCCCGACATGGCCACGGTCTCGCTCGGCATCACCGCCGAGAACGCCGAGGCCGGTGCCGCCATGGACGAGGCCTCGCGCGTGGCCGAGTCGCTGCTTGCGCGGCTCGACGAGCTGGGCATCGCCGCGGCGGACCGCCAGAGCTCCGACATCTCGCTGCGGCCGGTCTGGTCGAACGGCGAGGACGGCACCGCGCGCGGCATAACCGGCTACGAGGCGGGCAATATGCTGACCGTGCGGGTCCGCGATCTGGACCGGATCGGCGAGGTGCTGGGCGCGGTTCTTGACGGTGGCGCCAATCAGCTTTCGGGCCTCAGCTTCGGTCTGCAGGAGCCCAAGCCGGTGATGCAGGACGCGCGCCGCGCCGCCGTCGCCGACGCGATGGACAAGGCCCGGGTTCTGGCCGAGGCCGCCGGGGTGACTCTCGGCCCGGTGATCTCGATCGCCGAGGCGGGCGGCGGTTTTGCCCCGGCGCCGATGATGGAGATGGCCCGCGGCGCCAAGGTGCCCGTCGCGGCCGGCGAGACGGTGGTGAGCACGCAGGTCACCATGGTCTTTGAGCTGGGCGGCGCGCCCGAGTGA
- the rpsA gene encoding 30S ribosomal protein S1: MANATMEEFEALLSESFEMDTPEEGSVVKGKVIAIEAGQAIIDVGYKMEGRVELKEFANPGEAPEISVGDEVEVYLRAAENARGEAVISREMARREEAWDRLEKAYADDARVEGAIFGRVKGGFTVDLGGAVAFLPGSQVDVRPVRDAGPLMGLKQPFQILKMDRRRGNIVVSRRAILEESRAEQRAEVIANLTEGQTVDGVVKNITEYGAFVDLGGVDGLLHVTDMAWRRVNHPSEILSIGETVKVQVIKINKDTHRISLGMKQLQEDPWDLVAVKYPLSSVHTGRVTNITDYGAFVELEPGVEGLVHVSEMSWTKKNVHPGKIVSTSQEVEVMVLEIDPAKRRVSLGLKQTMRNPWEVFSETHPEGTEVEGEVKNITEFGLFIGLPGEIDGMVHLSDLSWDQRGEEAIQEYRKGDVVKAVVTEVDTDKERISLSIKALGGDKFADAVGGVKRGSIVTVEVTAIEDGGIEVEYEGMKSFIRRSDLSRDRADQRPERFSVGDKLDVRVTNIDSKTRRLGLSIKAREIAEEKEAVEQYGSSDSGASLGDILGAALKRDE, encoded by the coding sequence ATGGCAAACGCAACCATGGAGGAGTTCGAAGCCCTCCTTTCCGAAAGCTTCGAAATGGACACCCCCGAAGAGGGGTCCGTTGTTAAAGGCAAGGTCATCGCGATCGAAGCGGGCCAGGCCATCATCGACGTCGGCTACAAGATGGAAGGCCGCGTCGAGCTGAAGGAATTCGCAAACCCCGGCGAAGCCCCCGAGATCTCGGTCGGCGACGAAGTCGAGGTTTACCTGCGCGCTGCAGAAAACGCCCGCGGCGAAGCCGTGATCAGCCGCGAGATGGCCCGCCGCGAAGAGGCATGGGACCGTCTTGAGAAGGCCTATGCCGACGACGCCCGCGTCGAAGGTGCGATCTTCGGCCGCGTCAAGGGTGGCTTCACCGTCGACCTCGGCGGCGCCGTGGCCTTCCTGCCCGGCTCGCAAGTCGACGTCCGCCCCGTGCGCGACGCCGGCCCGCTCATGGGTCTCAAGCAGCCGTTCCAGATCCTCAAGATGGACCGTCGCCGTGGCAACATCGTTGTCTCGCGCCGTGCAATCCTCGAGGAATCGCGCGCCGAGCAGCGTGCGGAAGTCATCGCCAACCTCACCGAAGGCCAGACGGTCGACGGCGTGGTCAAGAACATCACCGAATACGGTGCGTTCGTTGACCTGGGCGGCGTCGACGGCCTGCTGCACGTCACCGACATGGCATGGCGCCGTGTGAACCACCCGTCCGAGATCCTGTCGATCGGCGAGACCGTCAAGGTCCAGGTCATCAAGATCAACAAGGACACCCACCGTATCAGCCTCGGCATGAAGCAGCTGCAGGAAGATCCGTGGGATCTGGTGGCCGTGAAGTACCCGCTGAGCTCGGTGCACACCGGCCGCGTGACCAACATCACCGACTACGGCGCCTTCGTGGAGCTGGAGCCGGGCGTCGAAGGTCTGGTTCACGTGTCGGAAATGTCTTGGACCAAGAAGAACGTCCACCCGGGCAAGATCGTGTCGACCTCGCAAGAAGTCGAAGTCATGGTTCTCGAGATCGATCCCGCGAAGCGTCGCGTGTCGCTCGGCCTTAAGCAGACCATGCGCAACCCGTGGGAAGTGTTCTCCGAGACCCACCCGGAAGGGACCGAGGTCGAGGGCGAGGTCAAGAACATCACCGAATTCGGTCTGTTCATCGGACTGCCCGGCGAGATCGACGGCATGGTTCACCTCTCGGATCTCTCGTGGGATCAGCGCGGCGAGGAAGCCATCCAGGAGTACCGCAAGGGCGACGTGGTCAAGGCCGTTGTCACCGAAGTGGACACCGACAAGGAGCGCATCTCGCTCTCGATCAAGGCTCTCGGCGGCGACAAGTTCGCTGACGCGGTTGGCGGCGTGAAGCGCGGCTCGATCGTGACCGTCGAAGTCACCGCGATCGAAGACGGCGGCATCGAGGTGGAATACGAAGGCATGAAGTCCTTCATCCGCCGTTCCGACCTGTCGCGTGACCGCGCAGACCAGCGCCCCGAGCGCTTCTCGGTCGGCGACAAGCTGGACGTCCGCGTCACCAACATCGACAGCAAGACCCGTCGTCTGGGCCTGTCGATCAAGGCACGCGAGATCGCCGAAGAGAAGGAAGCCGTGGAACAGTACGGTTCCTCCGACTCCGGCGCATCGCTGGGCGACATCCTCGGCGCAGCTCTGAAGCGCGACGAGTAA
- a CDS encoding gamma-glutamylcyclotransferase, whose translation MDRELHLTEEHVSRVFRDVPEGDDALHWGWTRLDEAAISAKAREILAQRPEGPLQVFAYGSLLWKPEFRPVTSRPGRAIGWHRAFCIELTSWRGTPEAPGLMMALMPGGDCTALLQEIAEPEVLPALEALVRREVPFAEVAESYAWIEVEAAEGPVRALTFYAPPKGQDLRRDLSLEQTAAIIARACGHAGSNTEYLHRTVTALAAQGIHDPNLWRLQQLVAAEIDALD comes from the coding sequence ATGGATAGAGAGCTTCACCTTACCGAAGAGCATGTGAGCCGGGTGTTTCGCGACGTCCCCGAGGGCGACGATGCGCTGCATTGGGGCTGGACCCGCCTCGACGAGGCCGCCATCTCCGCCAAGGCGCGGGAGATCCTCGCGCAGCGGCCCGAGGGGCCACTGCAGGTCTTTGCCTATGGCTCGCTGCTGTGGAAGCCGGAATTCCGCCCGGTGACCTCGCGGCCGGGGCGGGCGATCGGCTGGCACCGCGCCTTTTGTATCGAGCTGACCTCCTGGCGCGGCACCCCCGAGGCGCCGGGGCTGATGATGGCGCTGATGCCGGGCGGCGACTGCACGGCGCTGCTGCAGGAGATCGCCGAGCCGGAGGTGCTGCCTGCGCTCGAGGCGCTGGTGCGCCGCGAGGTGCCCTTTGCCGAGGTGGCGGAGTCCTACGCCTGGATCGAGGTCGAGGCCGCCGAAGGCCCGGTGCGGGCGCTCACCTTCTATGCGCCGCCGAAGGGACAGGACCTGCGCCGCGACCTGTCGCTCGAGCAGACCGCGGCGATCATCGCGCGCGCCTGCGGTCACGCTGGGTCAAACACCGAGTACCTGCACCGCACGGTGACCGCGCTGGCTGCGCAGGGCATTCACGACCCGAATCTCTGGCGCCTTCAGCAGCTTGTAGCGGCAGAGATCGACGCGCTGGACTAG